DNA sequence from the Synergistaceae bacterium genome:
AGGCAAAAGCTCACGGCCTCAAGTGCATTGAGGTACAAGATCAGGCGACCGCACTCATGGAAGCGGCTTCAGGTACAGCGGACGGAGCAATCATTGACTCACTCATGGCCGCGGCTATGGTCGGAAAAGGCACAGGCTATGAGAATCTCGCCTACACTGTTGCACTTAACAGCGAGGAATACGGAGTCGGCTTCCGCAAAGGCTCCGACTTAACATTCATGCTCAATGCGTTTTTCGAGTCAGGCTACGCGGACGGCTCAATCACAAAAATTGCTGAGACGTACAAAATTCAGGCGGCGTTAATCAAGCAGTAACAGAAATATGCAGACATTCATCGAACAGCTCCCGGTTGTAATCGGCGCGCTTAACGTGGGATTCTTGCAGACGTTAAAACTTTTTGCCGTTACACTTCTGGGAGCTTTCCCCCTCGGATTAATTATCGCTTTCGGAACACTCTCGAAAATCCGCGCAATCAGTCTCATCACTCAGTTCATAATATGGATAATCCGCGGCACTCCCCTAATGATTCAATTGCTGATCGTCTACTATTTTCCCGGACTCGTTCTTCACAGTCCCATATGGGGCGGAGGCGAGCAGGGAAGATTCACTGCGGCGGCTATTGCGTTCGTCATCAACTATGCGTGCTACTTCTCGGAAATTTATCGCGGAGGGATTCAGAGCGTCCCAATCGGGCAGACTGAAGCGGGACTCGTTCTCGGAATGACACGGAGGCAAATATTTTTTCACGTAACGTTATTGCAGATGATAAAGCGAATTGTTCCGCCGATCTCCAACGAAATTATTACCCTCGTAAAAGATACCGCACTCGCAAGAATTATCGCGCTGCAGGAAATCATCTGGGCAGGGCAGGCGTTCATGAAAGGCTCTCACGGCATATCGGGCGCAATTTGGCCGCTCTTCTTCACGGCATTCTACTATCTTGTGTTCAACGGAATCGTTACGGTATTGCTGGCAAAATTTGAGCGCAAGTTAGATTATTTCCGTTAAGGGAGGGAAGGAATATGCCGATTCTTGAAGTGAGGAACATACGAAAGACTTTCGGAAAAATTGAGGTGCTGAAGGGAATCGATTTCACGCTCGAAAAAGGCGGCGCACTCTCCATCATTGGCTCTTCAGGCAGCGGGAAAACGACATTATTACGCTGTCTGAATTTTCTTGAACGCCCTGACGCGGGAGTCATCACCGTAAACGGAGAAACTTTGCTTGACTGTTCACAGCCTTCAACGATGAGCGAGAGTCAGATTCGCAGGAAGCGTCTGCATTTCGGACTCGTGTTTCAGTCGTTCAACCTTTTTCCGCAGTATACAGCACTCGAAAATGTCATGCTTTCACCGATTCTTTTGGCGAAAGAAAATCATGTGAAAAATTTTGACCGTGCCGCGCTAAAGTCTGAGGCTGAAGAACTTTTCACAAACATCGGACTCGCTGACAGAATGCAGAATTACCCGCACCAGTTATCCGGCGGACAGCAGCAGAGAGTCGCAATCGCCCGCGCATTAATCATGCACCCGGATATTTTGTGCTTTGACGAGCCTACGAGCGCATTAGATCCCGAATTAACCGGGGAAGTCCTGAAGGTCATTCGCGGACTCTCGGAGAAAAATACGACAATGATAATCGTTACTCATGAGATGGAATTTGCACGGGACGTTGCGAGTCATGTCATCTTCATGGACAGTGGGGTAATCTGCGAGCAGGGCGACCCGCAAGAAGTCTTCAATCACCCGAAAGAGGAACGAACGAAACAATTTCTTTCACGCTACAGCCACAATTAACAGCAAAAATTTTGAGGACTGTGAGAAATCTTCAGCCCTCATTTTTTCACGAGGCTTTGAAGTTATATGTTCCAGCCTTCCCTCCCACACATCAAAACCCGATGGGACATAGTGCCCTGCCTGTTACCGTCATTGTTGTGCCGACAGTGCAGCCCGCGCTCGCGTGTACGTCAGGCATTATGCGAATCTTTGAGCCTTCTGTGAACGGGTAATCGCACATCCGTTGAATCTGAGTCCGCGCTTCGTCTTCTATGATTTCCGCGTAACATACAGCAGTCGCGAAACGCCCGACAAATTCCATCGTTATCACTCCGATTTTTTTCGGGAAATTTTATCACGCACCTTCACGATCACGAATGACAGCGTAAGGGATAATACAACTACAACAAGCGGCCTCGTCCATAATGCAAAAGGATTGTAATAAACGCCTGCAAGTTTCAGAACGGAAGAATATATCCTGTCGACAAGTATATGAAACAGGTAGACGTAAAGCGAATATTCCGCGCCGATTTTCACGATTGACTGAGGGAATTTGACGGCCTGCGAGTCTTCCCTCACCGCGAGAATGAATAGCGACATCGGAAAAATGTTGAAGCCTATGCTTGACACAAACAGCATACGCCCTGTAAGCGACAGAAGCCCGATGAGATACCCGGCAAAAGCTGAGGCAAATAATATCTTCCGGCTGATTCTTGAGACTGCCTGCAAATTCTCCGCGATGTAATGACCCGTCAGAATCCAGCTCATTCCCGACATGAAGACATTTCCGCGCAAGTGCCATTTCAGCGGGACAACTGCAAATATTACCCCGGACACTATGAACGCAAGAAGCGCGTAAATATATCCTGCTTTCCAGAGATTGAAACGTTTAATTGCCAGCAGAATAATATACCCCTCAATCAGCGAGCAGAGAAACCACAAATGACCCGCCCCCGCAAAACTAAAGTCCGACAGAATAACAAGCCTCACTGCCGAACGTGTTATGCTCCAAGCCGTGAACGCACCGGATAATTCATCATGCCTTATCATATGCTGAAGCCTGTAGAAAATATATATCAGTGTCGTGAAAAGCGTTATGCGGAATATTTTTCTGAGACGGCGGATGATTGTGCTGTCGTCTGACTGATAAGCATAGAAGCCGGAAATCATAAAGAAAAGTGGAACGGCGAAACCTGACGAGCGGCTGACGAATCTTCCGAAAAAGCCGGGAAAGTGTATGTGAATGAATACTACCCCGATACAGCCTATACCTTTCAGGAAATCAAGCGCATAGTTATGGCAACGGGCAACGGGCAACGGGCAACGGGCAACTTTAGCATTGTGATCCGCCAATGTCAACAGCTCCTTTCGTGATTTTTTGAGGATTATATCATGAATATCTCAATGGCAGCTCAAGATTATTTTCCTCAAGAATATTTTTGTCCGTGAAAAGCTCAGGCAGGACTCCTTCAGCAGAGATTATCCCCTCATGAAGTATCACGGCGCGTTCACATACATCAAGTGCCATGTCAAGATCATGTGTCGCAAGAATGACAGTCTTCCCGGTCTCACGCAGAAAATTTATGAC
Encoded proteins:
- a CDS encoding amino acid ABC transporter permease, with the translated sequence MQTFIEQLPVVIGALNVGFLQTLKLFAVTLLGAFPLGLIIAFGTLSKIRAISLITQFIIWIIRGTPLMIQLLIVYYFPGLVLHSPIWGGGEQGRFTAAAIAFVINYACYFSEIYRGGIQSVPIGQTEAGLVLGMTRRQIFFHVTLLQMIKRIVPPISNEIITLVKDTALARIIALQEIIWAGQAFMKGSHGISGAIWPLFFTAFYYLVFNGIVTVLLAKFERKLDYFR
- a CDS encoding amino acid ABC transporter ATP-binding protein, which codes for MLEVRNIRKTFGKIEVLKGIDFTLEKGGALSIIGSSGSGKTTLLRCLNFLERPDAGVITVNGETLLDCSQPSTMSESQIRRKRLHFGLVFQSFNLFPQYTALENVMLSPILLAKENHVKNFDRAALKSEAEELFTNIGLADRMQNYPHQLSGGQQQRVAIARALIMHPDILCFDEPTSALDPELTGEVLKVIRGLSEKNTTMIIVTHEMEFARDVASHVIFMDSGVICEQGDPQEVFNHPKEERTKQFLSRYSHN
- a CDS encoding acyltransferase, which codes for MADHNAKVARCPLPVARCHNYALDFLKGIGCIGVVFIHIHFPGFFGRFVSRSSGFAVPLFFMISGFYAYQSDDSTIIRRLRKIFRITLFTTLIYIFYRLQHMIRHDELSGAFTAWSITRSAVRLVILSDFSFAGAGHLWFLCSLIEGYIILLAIKRFNLWKAGYIYALLAFIVSGVIFAVVPLKWHLRGNVFMSGMSWILTGHYIAENLQAVSRISRKILFASAFAGYLIGLLSLTGRMLFVSSIGFNIFPMSLFILAVREDSQAVKFPQSIVKIGAEYSLYVYLFHILVDRIYSSVLKLAGVYYNPFALWTRPLVVVVLSLTLSFVIVKVRDKISRKKSE